A genomic window from Lactobacillus sp. ESL0677 includes:
- a CDS encoding LysR family transcriptional regulator — MNTEYLKLFLNLAETLNFSQTAKNVNLTQPAVTHAINKLEQDLGFKLFNRNKRTVELTEGGKILHENVQSILVKLDATIQSARAAEEKEFSSLAIGYTSTYYEIQKFPELIKQFNKLHPDSRLYLENFDHNVLKQHLLSQQCNVIFSMQDIINSQNIKFIPLIKGQFACIVPNKNHLANHKLLKITDLKNETMIFFNANICPPRQFKLQRLIKKICPNANYLYSDSVLLSHTFVKGNLGIAMMVDLASVKDSPDFKVIPLEYPDEFPYVYGLSFLKNTINPTIKDFVPCVTKYFI; from the coding sequence ATGAATACTGAATATTTAAAATTGTTTCTCAACCTTGCCGAGACGTTGAATTTTTCACAAACAGCCAAGAATGTTAATTTAACACAACCTGCAGTAACACATGCAATCAATAAATTAGAACAAGATTTAGGCTTCAAATTATTCAACCGCAATAAAAGAACTGTAGAACTAACCGAGGGCGGAAAAATTTTACACGAAAATGTTCAATCAATTCTTGTTAAATTAGATGCAACTATCCAAAGCGCACGAGCTGCAGAAGAAAAAGAGTTTTCTTCCCTTGCTATCGGCTATACTAGCACCTATTACGAAATTCAAAAGTTTCCTGAATTAATTAAGCAATTTAATAAATTGCATCCCGATTCTCGTCTATACCTAGAAAATTTTGACCATAATGTTTTAAAACAGCATTTATTAAGTCAACAGTGCAATGTGATTTTTTCCATGCAAGATATTATTAATTCACAGAACATTAAGTTTATCCCGTTAATCAAGGGACAGTTTGCATGTATAGTGCCTAACAAAAATCATCTTGCTAACCATAAATTGTTGAAAATTACCGATTTAAAGAATGAAACTATGATTTTCTTTAATGCTAATATTTGTCCTCCACGACAGTTCAAGCTTCAACGCTTAATTAAAAAAATATGTCCCAACGCAAATTATTTATATTCTGATTCAGTATTACTCTCTCATACCTTTGTAAAGGGTAATCTTGGCATTGCTATGATGGTAGATTTAGCTAGTGTTAAAGATTCTCCTGATTTTAAGGTCATTCCTTTAGAATATCCAGATGAATTTCCTTATGTTTACGGACTCTCTTTTCTAAAAAACACTATTAATCCAACCATTAAAGATTTTGTGCCTTGTGTTACAAAGTATTTTATCTAG